The Wansuia hejianensis genomic interval TATCCTCATCCTTTGTCTTGGTATGACAATTCCGGCATATGCAGAGGATTCCGAAGGCTTTGCGGATGAATATTACCGGGTGAATGATCTGGCCGATCTTATGACTGACAGTGAGGAAAGCAAATTGCTTGATGTGCTGGATGAAATCAGTATCCGACAGAAGATGGACGTAATCGTTATGACGACAGATACACTCGAAGGATTAACGGTTGAGGAATTTGCAGATGACATGTACGACTACTGTGAATATGGATATGGAGCAGATAAAGATGGTGTGCTCTTATTGATCAGTACAGAAGATAATGACTGTTACATATCAACCTGTGGTTATGGTATCACTGCTTTTACCGATGCGGGGATTAAGTATATTCCGAAACAGATGATGGATGATCTGAAATCGCAGGATTATTTTTCCGCATGTATGACATTTGCTGAGCTGTGTGATGATTTTATTACACAGGCACGAAATGGAAGCCCATATACAGCACGCACACTTCCAAAAGACGCCTTACCATTCTATTGGATCTTTATTTCCATCGGTGTTGGTGTGATTCTGGCATTCGTTATCGTCGGAAGAATGAAGGCACAGCTGAAGACCGTTCGGTTCCAGGCTGCGGCAGGAAATTATGTGAAAGATGGAAGTATGAATATCACAGAAAGCAGAGATTTGTTCTTGTACCATACAGTAACCAAGACGGCAAAAGAAAAGAGTTCTTCAGGCAGCAGCACCCACACATCATCTTCTGGTAGAACGCATGGTGGTGGAGGTACGAAATTCTAGGAAGGGGGTGACAGATGCTTTTGGTATGATTTCTAGTATCTGTTTTTGTTTGCTATGATATATTTTGCTCTGGGAAACCCGCTTTCTATTCTTGGGTGTGGGTATATAGTTTCTGGACAACTCTATTATACCATATCCAGTGA includes:
- a CDS encoding TPM domain-containing protein → MKKKMISFLLILILCLGMTIPAYAEDSEGFADEYYRVNDLADLMTDSEESKLLDVLDEISIRQKMDVIVMTTDTLEGLTVEEFADDMYDYCEYGYGADKDGVLLLISTEDNDCYISTCGYGITAFTDAGIKYIPKQMMDDLKSQDYFSACMTFAELCDDFITQARNGSPYTARTLPKDALPFYWIFISIGVGVILAFVIVGRMKAQLKTVRFQAAAGNYVKDGSMNITESRDLFLYHTVTKTAKEKSSSGSSTHTSSSGRTHGGGGTKF